The genomic interval GATCCGggccttctcctctcctgtcaggaGCCCTTTCTGGTGGGCCACGTACACCATGAAGGACATGTCAATGTTCACCGCCTCCCCGTGGAGCAGCGCAGGCAGCACTTTCTGCAAAGGAGCATAAAAAGGTTCATTCCAAAGTTAAAATTATACTGTATGCAAATTTGTCGAATTATCTTCACTTGTCAAATATATATCTGATCATTCACACCTTCCCTGATATCTTTCTCCCCATCCATACACCTTTTTTATCGTTCACTAGAATCAACTCAGTGATCAAATCTTTACCATTTCTAGCTCAGGGCTGACTAGATGGCCAAAGTCCACCAGTCTGTCCAGGTCATCCTCCCACAGATTGGGAGCCAACTCCTCTAGCATGGTTTCTATGGCAATCCGCGTGGAGGAAGAGGCAGCATCTTCCAGGTCACAGCAGCCACTGATCTTGTCATGGGATTGGAAACTTGAGTCCAATAGGTACTTGCCTTTAGTCTCCAGGAGCTCAAACAGGCCCCTGTGTTTCATCAGAGCCATCTAGAACACAACAAATGATGGCTGATTGATTAGCTCCATACAGAGTTTGGAAGTAAGCCACTATCAATGGGGTGATTTAGGCTTGTAAAAAGTGTTTAACTTTCTTCCTTCATATGTGTTAATTAGTAATAGTGATTAGTATAGTGTATTAGACATGTAATAGACAGCAAAAAAATACAACCACACCTTGCTGTTAAGACAGCAAACAAATACAACCACACCTTGCTGTTAAGACGGcaaacaaacacaaccacaccttGCTCTTAAGGGATGTTTGTCCAAAAGAACTGTTGTCTAGATATGCCTCAAATGCACAGCAACAGTCTCAGTCCTTTTAGAAAGATGACATGCTCAGTTTGTCATGGGTTAGGGTGCTTTCAGGTATTCAACCCACATGCATACTGTACCCATGCTGCAATGATGAGTACCTTTAACATTTCTGCCATTCCATTAGAAACCTGCCTGCGAGGAACAGTTCGGATGAAGGTCCGGTCTAAAAATGTTGCGACCGGAGGTATGTAACTCCCCAGCTTGTTCTTACCATTGGCAAAGTTGACTCCAGTTTTGGCCCCCACACTGGCATCAATGTAGGAAAGCAGGGTGGTCGGGACACGGATATAGGGGGTTCGCCTCCGGTAGAGAGAAGCAGCTAGGCCCACCACATCCAGACACACCCCGCCTCCAATAGCAATGATGGGCTCAGAGCGCCTGTCTATGCCAAACTTGTGGACCTCCTCCAGAATCCTGGTCACAAGCTCCATGGACTTGTTCTCCTCTGTAGTGGGCAGTGGGAGGATCCTATAAAGAACATTTCTGGCCTCAAAATACCTGGTGACCTGGGAGCCATAGAGCTGATTGACTGTCTCATCAATGATAATGAAGCGTTTGATGGGCTTGGTGTTGCTTCTGAAGGCCTTGAGCTCATCCTGGTCCTCTATATGACCACATAGCAGTGTGTCATTCCCAACATCCAGCAGGTTGTGGCATTGGATCACTCTGTAGGTGAACACAATAGGGCTGACCACTGTCCAGGAGAGGCCATGTTCTGAGGTGCTCTGGAAACTGCATGAGGAGCCAGCAGAAATGGTAAGTGATCACAACAACTGTCATAGTGGCAGGTTTGAATGGCTTGACTATAAATACTGTACATACTAACCCTGCTTTGATGTTGAGTCCCTGTATACAAACGTCCCCCACCAGGGAGGCCTAGGAGCTATGGGCACACTATCTTAGTTAACAACCAACTGGTACACTCCCTAGCACTAAATGTATTGTTGAACTGACAGATTGTTCTAAGAACTTTTTCATGTTTGGAAATGACATGTTCATTCAATAGAAGGGAACAGTAAAATTGGGCAGTAAAATTACACCGAATTATGCTAATCTGTATGCAGGGGTTGTTTGAGAAAAAAGTGATTTACAGCCCTAACAATCCATTATTTCGCCATATCAAGCTCTGGAAACACTTCATTGATGCTGTATTCCTTCTATTCCAGGGCACAGCAGAGGAACTCCATCAATTCCATTCCATCAATACAAGCAGTGAACATCTGCAATTCACCTTCACTTTTGATGTGAATTAAACACATTTTCGTGACATTTTGATAAAGAGGGAGTGTGGTGGCTTTAGCACAGACCTATACAGAAAGCCAACGGACAGGAATTCACTGTTACGCGGAGATTGCTTGCACCCTACACCCCTGATAAAGAGCCTCCTTATCAGCTAATACAGTCACATACGCAGGATCTGTAGTACACAGAGTGACTGACAAACAATCCGCTTGTCTGGATGAGCGTTTCAGACAACGGATTTACCCAGAGGAATCGCTGCATGATGCAAGGGACATTTACAAAATTACCACATTTTTCACAAAGGAAAGTGGGTGTAGTCCGTGAGTGGTGGAAATGAACCTGTTAGCTTAGTCAGTGAAATAGGCTACTTTTGCTCCTCTAACATTAGTTACTTAATTAATATCTTCACAGAAAATTGTTTACATTTCGCTCCTCTTTTAGCCAACATTTAATCAATGCAGGCAAACTTTTAGCAAGCTATTTATACTAAATCAGTTGTCCCTGCCCCTGCCTGGAGCCAGGCCCAACAGATGCAGCTTCAGAGACCTTACACCAGAAACCTTACACCTGAGTTTCATAATGAAGtaagacacctgaacactgtatatgctgccactttcccccctaacttgtcccctcttggtctcctgaatgCAATTTGTAAGATGCAGCTGCAAAGCGTTTTTGGAGAAGTGTGCATTGCTTTACGTAGATTTTGCACACTGCCTGTCTGTGATCTCGCTGGTGGCGAGAGAGCTTTCAGTAAGCTAAAACTGATTCAAAAAAACTATTTGATGTCCACTATGTCCCAGGACAAGCTTTGCAGTCTTGCCATACTGTCCATTGAAAGTCAGTTAGCTAGAAAGCTGGACTTTAAAGACTTGATCAGTGACTTTGCTGGTAAGAAGGCTCTTGGTGAGTAAGGCTGAGCAAGGGCCAGAGATAACTGTTAAATGGCATGGCTATGGATATTGGATCACTACAAACGATTCCCACAGgctgagaacaagactgagaacagactgagaacaaGATATATCTCAAAGTAATGGCTGGATTGCCATAAACTTTGTTGTGCACAATCAAGACCCCAAGTGGAAGAAACCTATTGATTTGGTGACCCCTTGACCTTTCCTCTAGCGCCACCATCAGgccttttcattttcattttgttttccattttcCACTTTAACAGCTGATTATTTTCTATTTGGTATGTATACTTAGTTAAAAAATCTGCTGcggattttattattttgtttgttatatCATTCTATAGATGataatgttaatttattttaattgagaGGTTCATGTATATTCAAGTTATATTTATTTTAAGTTATTCATTAATGTTAAGAGAATTTTCCATTCAAGATTTTTACCATTTAAATTACATCTAGACTGTAAAAGATGGCCTTTAGCACATTTCTTATAGAGGGTATCAGTCTTGCATCAAATACGGAATTCCACTGTATGCAGAATGTTGCATGCACGTCTGCACAGTGTTATATATTCACAGCTCACTGTCAGTAAATATCGGACGTTAAATATTGGACTACAAGAGAGTTGCAAGCCTGCAAAGGTGGAGTTATTTAAAGCTTTGAATGGGTCGATTGGGTTCTGTTGGTGGGTGGTCACAGCAATTGCGCAGGGTTGATGTGGTGGTGAGGAGTCTTTTCTTGTGGCCCAAAATCCCTGGCGGCGCCCCTGCCCCTGACAAACGACTTCAATGCCTTCTTCAATACTGCCCACTTCGCAAACAGTTCGACCACATCATTAAAAAACACTGGCACATCTTGATCACTGATCCACAACTGGAAAATACTTTTAAAGAACCCTCACGGGTAGGTCTTCAGACGCGCCCCAAACATCAGCCAACTGGTGGTGAGGTCTGATCTTCCACCGGTGCCACGTAGCACCTTCCGAGACAATGTGTTAGACAGTAATTACATATGTGGTAGATGTAGGCCTACCCAGTGTAACTTTACGAACAAATGCACCACGTTCAATCATCCTGTCACGGGCAAGGGCATTAAGATTAAGGGCATCATTACGTCTTCCACAAAATATGTGGTATACCTGATCAAGTGTATTGGTGGTCTGTGCTATGTAGGAAAAATGAAACGAGCTGTCTAAACAAGGAAAGCAGAACACGTGAGTAATATCAGGACTTTTGACCAGAGAAACCCTGCGGCTGCACATTTCATGGAGGCTCGTCACATCATCAGCTCTCTGAGATACATTGGAATCAATCATGTTAAGACTCAAAGGATGGGGGGAGATACCGATAATCTATTACTGAGAAGAGAACTGCATTTGATTCACAGTTTGACCGCCATGTCTCCTAAAGGTCTGAACCAAAACACCGTTCTAAAATGCAAGCGGTTTCATTGACAGAAATGGAAATATTAGTAAGAAAGAGCGGGGATTTAAAGATACAACAATTATCATGGGTTACTAATATAATTAGGATAATGCCTTTGGCTgctagacaatgaaagaaagtttaaataaaaccaatagaacaggagaatgCATATGAGGAAGtctataaaataattgcctccacgtttCTATGGTTGGATTTTagctataggctactttgaagcaaggtaagctTGCCTCATATTATGAATTCAAAcgtccaggtttcaaacaattaagtaacAGGACACATAGTGATGCTAATGACAGGCCTAAtcgtctcaaatcaaatcacattttatttgtcacatactcatagttagcagatgttaatgcgagtgtagcgaaatgcttgtgcttctagttccgacaatgcagtaatatccaacaagtaatctaacttaacaatttcacaacaattaccttatacacaAACAAGTGTAAAGTCTTCCGGTAGATGGAAAGTCTTTCCTGAAacctcaattaaatgttaactagctacaaagtagcctatgcctacctatcagaatgatatcatgatgattATTTccatcaatccagtggccatttctTTTGAAAACTCCATCTCATGTGCTACAGAAACACTGATAATCAAACAATGGTACTAGGTGCCTGAATGAAATGTCTTAGATTttccccagacctcaaaagtggtatcctgatgtggtttaagcattctTATGGACTTAGAACatacaatgttgttgtttttctgaaAATAACAAAAACCTGGAGAAATAGGGGAAAATACGAAACCTGTGAATTTCTGACTCTGTTTATGTTTCAATAGTACTGTAGTAGACCTACTATTAGCCTACTACACAGCACAGCTTGGATTGCCCTGAATGAAAGATCAATATGGGATTTATCATTTTAAATAATTCtgacccttacaaaaaaagattgcagtcaaaGTGCAGGATTACtgcagtacactgtagtataactgtagttgGATTGCAGTATAtctgcagtatgctgcaaatactgcatccaaaataacagtgttttttactgcagtaattttgcagtATAGCTGCAGTTATACAGCAATAATTCTGCAATTACTGTGTCCAAAATACcccagtcgactgcagttactgcacttttactgcatttttactgcagttactgcacttttactgcagttactgcacttttactgcagtttcaaaactgcaatcttttttgtATGTCACTGTTTCTCATAGAATTTTTCAGGTAGGGAGCCTTTCCTTCGTGGGTGGGCCGTTCGGAAACATTTTGGCAAAATTAGAGTATTCCCATTTCTCCAGGCACCTCTAAAACACTGGATTTGTCCTGCCATCCAGGCCTCCACTTGGTCATTTTgtacatatgtatatattatattttctgtaactactacagtataTGTACCCATCTCATTGATGTCAAATTATTAGAGGTACatgcagcttaccgatcactgtacctgtacacagctcatctgtaaatagcacacccaactatctcatccccatattgtttgtttttttcgctCTTTTGCACCctaatatctctacttgcacatcatcatctgcacatccatcactccagtgttaatgctaaattgtaattatttcaccactatggcctatttattgcctttacctccctaacCTTATTatttttgcacacactgtacatagatttttctattgtgttattgactgtccgTTTGTTTATCTCATGTGTAACTCGAGAGTTCTcggctatacttttcgtggctgtttatttaccaccacaaacagatgctggcactaagaccgcactcagtcagctgtataaggaaataagcaaacaggaaaccactcacccagaggcagcgctccttgtgactggagactttaatgcagggaaaattAAATCAGTTAaacatcaacatgttaaatgtgcaaccagagggaaaaaaatctagatcacctgtactccacacacagagacgcgtacaaagctctccctcgccctccatttggtaaatccgaccacaactctatcctcctgattcctgattacaagctaaaattaaagcaggaagcaccagtgactcggtctataaaaaagtggtcagatgaagcagatgctaaactacaggactgttttgctatcacagactggaacatgttccgggattcttccgatgacattgaggaatacaccacatcagtcactggctttatcaataagtgcattgaggacgtcgtccccacagtgactgtacgtacatacaccaaccagaagccatggattacaggcaacattcacactgagctaaaggtgccactttcaaggtgcgggactctataACCTTACAAGAAAGGTTACAAGAAATcttgctatgccctgcgacgaaccatgaaacaggcaaagcgtcaatacagggctaagattgaatcatactacaccggctccgatgctcgtcggatgtggcagggcttgcaaactattacatgctacaaagggaagcacagccgcgagctgcccagtgacacgagcctaccagacgagctaaatcacttctatgctcgcttcgagacaagcaacactgaggcatgcatgagagcatcggctgttccggacgactgtgtgatcgcACTCTCCGTAgacgacgtgagtaagacctttaaacaggtcaacatacacaaggctgcggggccagacggattaccaggatgtgtgctccgggcatgtgctgaccaactggcaggtgtcttcactgacattttcaacctgtccctgattgagtctgtaataccaacatgtttcaagcagaccaccatagtccgtgtgtccaaaaatacaaaggcaacctgcctaaatgactacagacccgtagcactcacgtccgtagccatgaagtgctttgaaaggctggtaatgactcacatcaacaccattatcccagaaaccctagacccactccaatttgcacaccgcccaaacagaaccacagatgatgcaatatccattgcactccacactgccctttcccacctggacaaaaggaacacctatgtgagaatgctattcattgactacagctcagcgttcaacaccatagtaccctcaaagctcatcatgtAAAAACGTTTGAGATggaaatggacaaactaaagggtgtgcattATAGAAGGGttgtcagtggacattctgaacatTGTTTGGAGTCAGTAGGTCatatgaccaaggagctattgaaattagaaGGTTTGtcgtgtgagatgaaaatggacaagcTAAAGAGCGTACAATGTGTAGACCCAATGAGTGGACATTctgaagtcagtaggtcacatgaccaaggagctattgaaattcaaatGTAAAACAAGTTTGTACTTTGTTTATGCTCCCTAACTAATTCAACTAGGAATACAAAATGCTGCTCACATTTCCACGTTTATTAGCTTTTCAAAGCGAATTAATGTCCAAATCGTGAAAATAAGACGTGCAATGTTGTGCGCAATTTTTCCAACGTCATGACAGATATTTGGAgtctgtggctcaagtggtttgaaagctaTTGAGGTTTGAAAGCGTGAATATCCGTTGAAATCAACCTGAAACTGTCTTTACCTTGGTCGAAGATTGTTGTTAGTAAAGTAGTGAATTGGGGGCATAAACAGTGTGCGAGCCTTCCTTATCCCAGCACCTAAGTTAAGGATGTGCGTATGGCCAAAAACTTTTCTATAAATACGCACTTAACATCTAAAGTCTTTAATGCACACAATATTATAACACTTACACTGTCAACAAGAACATAGACTCACGGTAGGTTAGTTAGGATGCAAAATAAAGGTGTATGTACAGACAAAATTacaaactgttaaacagcttTTTTACTGGTGGTCTATTAGTCTACTGTACACCGACGAAATGTCAGCTGTGCCCAAAATAGAAAGATATCCCATGTCTTCCAGTCAACCGAGTCATTTATGAAAAGGACCTCTGACTCACATTGAGGCAACAAATATAAAAAATCTtgtgagatttaaaaaaattccCTCTTCTAAAACAACATATATTGTTTAAATCAACATGAATCAAAAGTATTAACTCATTTGATTCCTAAGATTTGGAACCAGAAGTATACTCCCTTTTTCTTTGCCCTGCCATTCAGCAAGATGATCTGTCATGCTTATGAGATGTGTTATATCTTTccacaaaaaaatatacaaaatgtAAATGCAAAGTAGAACATACTACTCACATTTTAGCAGCTGATAACCGTCCCTCCTTCTGAGTCTGTCCGCCAGTCTGTCTGTTCCATGCCCCGTTCACTTGCAGCAGGCTGTACTCTGTTTGTTGGCTCGTGTCACTATCAGAGTTTTCATGTGATTGCATGACCTGAGTATTTACTGAGTGGGATACAGTTGGTTCTGTCATTTTGGAAGGATATGCAGTGCGTCCCaattctctacctttctcctgtAGTGTGCACTCGGTCACTCCTCCCCTTGTAACTAGGGGGGTGGGAATGAAACCAAATATAGACATCAATATTGTTGGCTGTTCATCAATCATGAAGAAGCAGGTGTTTTTAGGCACAATCTGTTTATTTCTGTTCATGGTTACAGAACTGAAGCGTTTGCGGAATGGAGCATTTTGGTGGTTAATATTTAATGGGGCTCAATAGGGGGATCATTATTAAGCACTCTATACCTCAGTTAACACTCTCTTTAGCCACAGTGTCCATCTTTGTAAACATATTCATGTTCCCTCTGAAACTAAGAAATGGGACATCTCTAGTTATTGATATTTTGATAGAACAAACATTGACAAGGTGCATGTTTAGTCCTTTTAGGCCTTCATATCAAAAGGAGTAATTTGATTGAGGGGATCTTTTCATCGGTAGCAGACTTCAGAGATCTCCATGGCGAGTTCCAGTAACTCGGCTCCCTCTTGACAGGAGTTGCAGCAGCTGCAGTCCAGTTCTACACTGCAGTTGCACCAGCCACTGGCCCGCTCCTGCTCCCTGGACGCGTTGAGGTATTTGAACGAGGGGAAACAGCGGCTTACAGCTCTCTCACATGTGTCTGGCACCATGACTACGATGTCATAGAACCGGCAGTAGAGGCAGGCCAGCAGAATGGCAGCACAATCATCTGGGGACAGGGAGGGAAATATTAAATCAGTGAAATAGTTGCTACCACACGGCAGGTGGTACCGGATCgttaagtctaggtccaaaaggctccttggcagcttctacccccaagccatgagactgctgaacaattaatcaaatggccacccggactatttacattgacccccccaatttgtttttacactgcatctactcgctgtttgttacctatgcagtcactttacccctacctactttACTGTGACTAACCtgtactcctgcacattgactcgttaccggtaccccctgtatatagcctcgttattgttattttattgtgttcatttttatttttgacTTTAGTTTATCTAGTAAACATTTTCTAAATActttttcttgaactgcattgtgggTTAAGtgcttgtatgtaagcatttcacagtaaggtcctgttgtattcggcgcatgtgacaaatacaatttgatttgatgttacaTCACACTAGAGGAAGGCTGCAGATGTAAGTACTAGTAGAGCCCAAATGTTTGTATGACTATACAGATGATACTGCATTATCAACAACAGTTGTTATATTTCTGGCTTTTCAACTTGTCAGGCTTGAAATCGTTACGATAATGGAATTACACTCTAGACAAAATTCACCATTGAAGCTTAATTTTCAGAAAGGAGGAGCAACAATACCCCCGGTGTCAGGCTGATGGGATTCGAAGGAGGAGAAGTGATCGCTACTGTTGTTGATGTGCTTGTTGGAACACAGTGAGAAACTGGATCCGCCCCACTCCCGGCCTCCCATGGGATCCTGAGAGCTGAGGTCAGTATCTACCTTGTCTGGGTCGTGCTCAGAGATGGTGCTCAGCCTCCGCACTCCACTCACCACAATCTTGTTGCTGCTCATCACCCCAGAATTTGTGGGCCGAGACACGTCTCCTTtaaatacagtatagtacattaaGTCATCTTCATGATTCCCTACAAATATAGCTCCAAAAACCTTAGGCCACTCTGAAATTAGGGGACTCAACCAGGTGAGTAAACATGTTAAGTGAATGTATTCGGCTACTGTAGGCCAGTATTGTAGATATGGATATGTAGCTGTAACACCCCGGCATGTGTGCTCATCAGTAGAGATACTTGGTAAcattatcaaaacatttctgtttGTTAATTATTCAACATGCCTCTGAGAGGCGAGACTCACCAAGCAGGGCGTGTATACAGGCTGAAAGTCCCAGTTTAATGAGGGGGAAACTATTGATTTTTTAGCTTTTATTGGGATCCACTTTCCTCCCATGAACATGACCATAAGGAAATGTACAGATAGACCTTTAAATAAGCAGTCAATGTAGAATGGGACTGCGTTTTCTTAGCTTTAGCACTCTTGCAATtgggatatacactgagtgtgcaaaacattaggaacaccttcctaatattgagttgcacccccttttgtcctcagaacagcctcaattcgttggggccatggactctacaaggtgtcgaaagcgttccacagggatgctggcccatgttgaccccaatgcttcccacagttgtatcaagttggctggatgtcctttgggtggtcgaCCATtcagtctttcagatgggaccgtctttcggatgggacggtAAACGGGAGTCCtaactctctgtggtcactacagatcccatggcacttatcgtaagagtaggggtgttaaccccggtgtcctggctaaattctcaatttggccctcataccatcatggctaCCTAATAATCTGCAGTTTAcaattggttcattcatccccctcctcttccctgtaaTTATTCCCCGTCGTTggtgtaaatgagaatgtgttctcagtcaacttacctggtaaaataagggttagatttttttttaataaaaaatataaaaacacaggaaactgttgagcgtgaaaaacccagcagcattacagttcttgacacactcaaaccggtgcacctggcacctactaacataccccgttcaaaggcatttaaatattttttcttgcccattcactctctaaatggcacacatacacaattcatgtctcaattgtctcaaggtttaaaaatccttctttaccgtctcctccccttcatctacactgactgaagtggattaaATAGGGATTATAGctttttacctggattcacctggtcaatctatgtcatgtaaagagcaggtgttcctaatgttttatacactcagtgtattcaCTCGATGATACCTGGACACTACCATTACCCAGCAAATACAAAGATGACCCTCACCAGACAAATAGATCTTTAAAACCTCTGCTCTTTTTCTATACACAAGCTCTCACAAATAGGTTAGTCAGCCCGTAAACAAACACAACTGTTGAAACGACTTACCCTCCAGAAAAGGACTCTGGTCCCTCCCCGCCTTGACATGATCTGGTTCATTGTTAGAGGTCCTTGGTTGTGTGGTCATCTGAAGAGTTGAATAAAATTACCACATGCCAATGCAACCTAATAATATAAATGATACACCTAAATAATATTTGCTAATCATATTCCATGTATGCATAATAGTGGTAAGATAATACTTATTCAATATGATCAACTTTACCTGAAACAAACTTCTGGAAGGCcgacaaaaaaatgtatttcctttTGTTCACAAATAGAAAGAACCATCCAATACTTGTAAAGCCTCTGGACCCTCCTGTGTGGATGAGGCGCAGCTTGCATTTCAGTGCTCTGTAAACTTGCAGGACAAGACACACCCCATATTGATCCGGGCCATAGCCAATCAGGCAGCGCAAAAACGTTTGACAGGATGATCTTTGGTCAAGTATAATCATATTTTATCACTCCAACGACCCCAGTCTAGTGAGCCAGATAGCCTACATAGATGCCATTATAGGATACCAATCTCTGTGCAGTGTTTACACATACAGGCTGGTTGATGATATGGTCTGAACTGAATGAGGCGAGTACATTCAGTTATtcaattataaaaaaatattccagATATATAGCAAAGGGCATGTGTATATAGATTTTGTGTAGGCCTGTCTCACACTTGAATCTTCTCTTTGTGCCAGACCG from Oncorhynchus tshawytscha isolate Ot180627B linkage group LG22, Otsh_v2.0, whole genome shotgun sequence carries:
- the LOC112221947 gene encoding 2-epi-5-epi-valiolone synthase isoform X1 — its product is MTEPTVSHSVNTQVMQSHENSDSDTSQQTEYSLLQVNGAWNRQTGGQTQKEGRLSAAKIFQSTSEHGLSWTVVSPIVFTYRVIQCHNLLDVGNDTLLCGHIEDQDELKAFRSNTKPIKRFIIIDETVNQLYGSQVTRYFEARNVLYRILPLPTTEENKSMELVTRILEEVHKFGIDRRSEPIIAIGGGVCLDVVGLAASLYRRRTPYIRVPTTLLSYIDASVGAKTGVNFANGKNKLGSYIPPVATFLDRTFIRTVPRRQVSNGMAEMLKMALMKHRGLFELLETKGKYLLDSSFQSHDKISGCCDLEDAASSSTRIAIETMLEELAPNLWEDDLDRLVDFGHLVSPELEMKVLPALLHGEAVNIDMSFMVYVAHQKGLLTGEEKARISHCMVGLELPVWHQDCTLALVQKSLSERLKHSAGSLRMPLPTGLGCADSVSSLQKSSMKSVMKSCARLSRSGVMNLVLLDIWR
- the LOC112221947 gene encoding 2-epi-5-epi-valiolone synthase isoform X2 is translated as MTEPTVSHSVNTQVMQSHENSDSDTSQQTEYSLLQVNGAWNRQTGGQTQKEGRLSAAKIFQSTSEHGLSWTVVSPIVFTYRVIQCHNLLDVGNDTLLCGHIEDQDELKAFRSNTKPIKRFIIIDETVNQLYGSQVTRYFEARNVLYRILPLPTTEENKSMELVTRILEEVHKFGIDRRSEPIIAIGGGVCLDVVGLAASLYRRRTPYIRVPTTLLSYIDASVGAKTGVNFANGKNKLGSYIPPVATFLDRTFIRTVPRRQVSNGMAEMLKMALMKHRGLFELLETKGKYLLDSSFQSHDKISGCCDLEDAASSSTRIAIETMLEELAPNLWEDDLDRLVDFGHLVSPELEMKVLPALLHGEAVNIDMSFMVYVAHQKGLLTGEEKARISHCMVGLELPVWHQDCTLALVQKSLSERLKHSAGSLRMPLPTGLGCAEIFHEISDEILCQAFKIWCDELGSS
- the mdfic2 gene encoding myoD family inhibitor domain-containing protein 2, whose product is MSSNKIVVSGVRRLSTISEHDPDKVDTDLSSQDPMGGREWGGSSFSLCSNKHINNSSDHFSSFESHQPDTGDDCAAILLACLYCRFYDIVVMVPDTCERAVSRCFPSFKYLNASREQERASGWCNCSVELDCSCCNSCQEGAELLELAMEISEVCYR